Genomic window (Methanococcus voltae):
AAGATTTAGCATTCCCCCATCACGAGAATGAGATTGCTCAGAGTGATAGCTATTTTGAAGCTCCTTGCGTTAAATATTGGATGCATACGGGTTTTGTGCGAGTAAATGGCGAAAAAATGAGCAAAAGTCTTGGTAATTTTGTGACTATTGAAGATATGCTAAAAAAATATGATAAAGATACGTTGCGATTATTCTTTATACAGCGACATTATCGTTCGCCTCTTGATTATTCGGACGAATCATTATCTCACGTTAAAAATACATTGAATAAATTTGAAAATGCAATTAAAAAATTAATTTATTATTCAAAAAATTCTGAAGTTAAAAATAAATTAACAGTTAACGACGTAGAATTTATGAATATACTTTATACGTGTAGAAATAAATATTACGATGCTATGGACGATGATTTTAACACCGTAGAAGCTGTTAGGGTATTAAATAGCTTAGTTGGTGCGACTAATAAATATATGGCGGAACTTGACAATTTAGAAAATTCTAATGCAAACACTGCAATTATAATTCAAGCTTTGGAATTTTACAGGGACGTTGGTGAAGTATTCGGTATTTTTGGCGATTTAAAAATTGATTGTTATTTAAATTGTTTAAAACGGTATGGGTACCAGGAAGAAGTAAAAGAAAGTGCTGTTTGTATGGATAAAATACTAAATACCGAAATAGGATTCGCAGATGGTGTAAAAATAGATGGATTAATGAATTTGATACTTGAATTACGTGAAGAATTGAGAGATAATAAAAATTATGAAATGGCTGATAAAATAAGGGATAATTTGGAAAAATTAGACATTTTACTTGAGGATAATCCAAAAGGTACTCGTTGGATTTACAAATAAATAATAAATAATAAATAATAAAATAATCGATTTGGTAAAAATAGTAAAATAAAATAAAATAAAATAAAACTAAAATTGAAATAAAGGAAAGGATTTTTATTAAATATTTAATTTTTTATATTTAATTTTTTATATTTTTACAATATAATATATTTACAGCCGATTACAATTTATTTTCTTGCAATCTTTTTTCAACTAACTCTTTACCGAGTTCCGATAATTTATACTTCTGAATCTTACCGCTTGCTGTAAGTGGGTATTCTTCAACCATAAAAACATATTTAGGTACTTTATACCTTGCAATTTTTGTAATTGCGTAATCTCTAATGTCTTCTTCGGTTAAATCAGCGCCTTCTTCTAAAATTACAAAAGCTCCGACGATTTCACCGTATTTTTTATCAGGAATACCTGCAACTTGTACGTCTTTTACGCCATCCATCGTGTGAATAAATTCTTCGATTTCTCTCGGGTAGATGTTTTCTCCACCCCTAATAATCATATCTTTTATTCTTCCAACGATTTTATAGTATCCGTCATCGTCTTGTTCTGCTAAATCACCACTATGAAGCCAACCGTCGTCGTCAATCGTTTCAGCGGTTTTTTCAGGCATATTATAGTATCCTTTCATTATATTGTAGCCCCTACAGCAAATTTCACCCACTTGGTTTTTACCAACTATTTCGCCGGTTTCAGGGTCTACAATTTTAACCTCACTATGGGGTAAAGCCACACCAACAGTATTAACTCTTTTATCAATACTGTCCGTAGCCTTTGTTTGAGTAAATACGGGTGAAGCTTCCGTAAGACCGTAAGCAATTGTAATTTCAGACATATTCATTTCATCAATTACCTTTTTCATTGCTTCAGTTGGGCAAGTTGAACCTGCCATAATACCGGTTCTCAATGAGCTAAGGTCGAACATCTTAAACATAGGGTGGCTAAACTCTGCAATAAACATTGTAGGAACCCCATAAAGTGATGTACACCTTTCTTTTTGGACTGCTGCAAGTGTGAGTACGGGGTCGAATAATTCAATCATTACAAGCGTACCACCGTGCGTTAAAGTTGCCATAACTCCAAGTACGATACCGAAACAGTGGAATAACGGAACTGGTAAACATACTCTGTCTTTTTCAGAATAGTGCATACTTTCTCCGATATAGTATCCATTGTTAAGGATATTTCTATGCGTAAGCATTACACCTTTCGGGAAACCTGTTGTTCCTGACGTATATTGAATATTTACCACATCAGTGTTTTTAACTTCCTTTTTAGCTTCTTCGAGCTTTTCGTCAGCTATATGTTTACCCAATAACATTATTTCGTGGGTATTATACATACCCCTGTGTTTTTCAGGACCGATATACATTACATTTTTTAAATAAGGGTAAGTTTCACTGTTTAACTCCCCTCTTCGCTGTGTTTTTAACTCAGGTATTAATTCGTAAACTGTTTCAATGTAATTTACGTCTCTAAATTGGTCAACAATCGCTAAAGCTTTCATATCAGATTGTTTAAGCACGTAATCAAGTTCGTGGCTTTTGTATGACGTGTTAACTGTTACGGCCACAGCTCCGATTTTTGCGGTAGCAAATACGAAAGTTAACCAGTCCGGCACGTTTCTTGCCCAAAGACCGACATTATCCCCGTTTTTAATTCCAATTTCCAAGAGACCTTTTGCCATCATATCGACACGTTTATTAAACTCGCCATATGTAAATCTTAAATCCCTATCTGGGTATACAATAAATTCACGGTCAGGGTCTTTTGCTACAATTTTCTCAAAAAATTCGCCCATTGTCTCTTCTGTGAATAGATTTCCGTAATCCACGGGTGTTTTCATGCTTTCATAGTATGTGTTTCCTGTTTTTTTTACCATATAATCACATTTTACTTTTTTAATTATTTCTAATTTAATTACCTTAAAATTATAACAAAATATAATTTAATTTACCATAATATACTTAATATTAAATCATATTATTATAAAATATTATTAAATTAGTTTTCCATAAAATATTAATTTGAATTTATTTCCAATGTAAAAATGTAAAAAAAGCAATAAATTGTTTAAAATGATTATTATTTCGATTTAATTTTTATTTTCATCGAGGTCAATAAAATGTTCCATTAACTTTTCCCTTATATCATCCGGGATAGGAACTGTTTTCTGTTCGATAAAATCAAAATGAACAACTACTGCACTGCCTTTTACACATAATTTACCGTCTTGCCAAGCTTCGTGATATAAAGTAAAGGATTTATTGCCTACCCTACTCACATAAGTTTTTATGTTTATATATTGACCCAACTTCATTTGACCAACAAAGTCAAAATCTGTGTGTGCCATTATAAGTTTCCAATCTTCGTGTGTTGTGGAAAAGTTAGGTGTGAACAACTTAAAAACTGGGTTTCTTGCTTGTTCAAACCATACTGCTAACACGGTATTGTTTATGTGGCGCAATCCATCAATATCGCCAAATCTTGGTTCCACGGTTAATTCATACATTTTATACACCATTTTTAATTTTTAATTTTTAAATAAGTTATTTTTTTCTATTTTTCATATATTGTTATTTATTTTAACTTTAATATGTTATTTAAAGTTCGCAAAGTTCCTTAATCTTTATAATGGTGTATATACAACTGCTAAAATTTTTGAATTCTGGTCTTTAGCGTGTAAATTATGAGGTACGATTGAATCATAGTATATACTGTCTCCTTTTGCTAATGTATATACTTCTTGTCCGTAATTAATTTCAATCTCTCCGCTCATAACGTAAATAAATTCTTCACCTTCGTGTGAAGATAATTCAATTTCCTCATTTGCCTGTGGATACACATCAATAATAAATGGTTCCATGTGTCTATCTATTTTACCCGCAGCTAACGAATAAAAGTTTAATTTGCTTTCTTCGTCGTTGGAGTACGTTTTTTTTCCTGAAAATCTAACAACATTTTCTGATGCACCAAATCTTGATACAACTGGTCCTAATTCAGGTAAGTCATCTAAAAAAGTACCCAACCTAACGCCTAAAGCTCTTGCAATTGCGATTAATGGTTTTAATGATGGTATCAAATCGCCGTTTTCAATTTTTTTGAGCAACTCAACATCGTTGCCACTTACTTTTGCAAGTTCTTCAATAGACATATTATTTAATTCTCTAACTTTTTTAATTTTTATTCCTACTTGGTTGTTCTTTTCTGACATACTTACCCTCTTTTTACATGGAGTACAACTTATTTTTATTTTTATTTTAATTGTTTATTTTGTTCTATTTTTGTATTTTTTTAACTTTATTCAATTTTAATTAAGTTAATTAATTATATATTGAATTTAATTAGTTGTACTCATTCTTTACTCGGATATCTCCGATTTTTTACAATTTTGCCTCATTTGAGGTTTTGTACAATTCGTACAAGTTTTTTGTTTTTTCATATTGGACCTTTCCTTATTTCAATTTTATTTTAGTTTATTTATTTTAGTTTATTTTAGTTTATTTTATATATTGATTGTTAGATTTAATGATTAGTTTACGCACTTCAATTAATAATTAATTGATTTATACATATACATAAACCAAAACATTAAGTTTAAAATATATCTTATTATTTAAAAAGTTAACGGTCAAAATGTTAGATATACTGAATAATAATTGCAAAAAGTACTAATTTGTCGTTTGAAATCATAAAAACTTAAATTTAAACTTAAATTTAAAATTAAAAAAGTAAAAAAAGTAAAAAAAGTAAAATATGTAGTAAATAAAATTATATGAGACTTACAATTCCTACAGCAAAGATTCCTAACAGTATGTAGTAAAATCCCTTTATATTTGCGTGTTTTGGATTTATAAGTAATAACATAGACGTAGCGATAAAAACACCTGCTGAAAATGATATTAGTGGTTTAACGGGTAATTCAGATAATAGCCAAAGTCCCACAATTGTCCCCAATACCGTTGAAAAGGAAACAATACTCCCAATTAATAAAGTATATGGTCCGTAATACTTTTTTAACGGGGAAAATAATGCAAAACCTGCCGGTAATTTATGCAATAGTATTGCAAGGTACAAAGACATTCCTAAACTGCTAATAAACGTTAAAGCAATTACTAACCCATCAATAAATGCGTGTATAAAAAATGAAATCGGATAAATATATTTAATTCTAACATCTACATTTTCATATATTTTCTCAAAACTGGAGATATTTTTTTGAATTATTTCTTCAGGTAATTTCGGACTTGTATTTACTTTATCCTCTTCTATTGTTTTTAAATTTAAATTATCGCAATTTCTACAGGTATTTGAATTAATTTTATCCATTGTGTAATTTTCAAATTTCTTTTTATTTTTATTATTATTATTATTTTTATTATTATTTTTATTATTATTATTATTATTATTATTATCGTTATTTTCTTCCCTAATTACATCACTATGATTTATATCATAATCGATTATCTCAACAAGCGTATTAGAAACTTTATTTTTGAATTTCCCAAAGGTATCCACATTTTTGTTTTTATTATTAAATACATCGCCATTATCAATTTTATTATAACTTTCTTTGGAATTATTGCCCTTATTGTTAGTATTAATACTATGTAATTTATTAATAACGTGCAATTGATGATGTATACCCCATTTTCTAAAATATTTTTCAAATAGTATTACAAGTATTATACCCAATAATACGTATAATGTAGAATATTTAGAATATCCTTCAGGTATCATAATAAATATGCTCGCCCCTAACAAAAATCCTCCTGCAAATAACTCGTAATTTTCGGATTCTTTTAAAAAATTTGTGTAGTATGCCAAAAAGCCCCCAAAAATCATTATAAAAAATGCGATAATTGCTACATACATACCTTCGTTAATTGATACATCAATCATTGTAAACACCCATAATATAATTTATATATTTCAAGTTTTTTAATCTTATTTAACATTTTCTAATATGCTTATTAGAAAATCTAATATTAAGCCTATTTTTTCGTTTTAATCCTTTTTTGACCCATTTTTAGCCCGATAATAATATAATATTATATAATGAGATGTTCTAATATTTAAGCATACTTAATAATATTAAGTTTACTTAAATTTAATATGTGAAAATAATAATAATAAAAATAATAATAAAAATAATAAAAATCGTTTTAAACTAAATAAAAATAAAATTATTAAATATATGATATTTATTATATGCGATAGTTATTTTAAGTGTTATTTCTTTTTTATTTTTTACAGTCATATTATATTAATTAAGTAATTAATTAATTAATTTAAATAGTTATCTAACTAATGGCTTACGCCATTTAACTATTCATCTTTTAGTATATTAATAGTAATTGCATCTACAGGACATTTTCCTACGCAAATCTTACAATTATGGCAATCTGATACGTCATAAACGTAAAATTTACCATCTTTGTCTTTTTTCCATATTCTTGGCCCTTTTGGACAAGCATAATAGCATTTTTCACAACCATTACACTTGTCTTTATTAACAATTATCTGTACGGACATAATTATCACATTTTATCTTTTTAGGATTATTTAGAGTTATACATATGCCCACCATAAGTATTACTATCAAATCTTAATAAGATATGCCCATAATATAAATTAGCATTTTATTATTTATGTATTTTTATATTACACTTTAAATATTATAAGTTAGGATAAAATGGTAAGTAAAAAATAATTAAAAATAATTAAAAATAATTAAAAATAATTAAAAATATAAAAATTCAAAATTTATTAAATTTTTGGTGTAATTATGAATGAATCAAACTACGAATATGACTATAAAAAATACGATAAAAAGAATTCCAATAAAAATAAACCTAAAAATTATAAAAGATGTACTATGATATTGTACAATTCATACGATAAATCAAAATGGCATGAAGCCCATAAAAGAGCAATAGCCCGAGCTGCACCAATTTGTACGGCTTTTGACTGGAATTTAGCAATATATGATTTTCCGGTCGATAAGATAGAAAATTTAGATGGTTTAGATACTGCTAATAATGAAAAAGACGTTATAAAATTAATTGAGACTACGATAGGCGGTTCAGGTAGTTATTTAAGGAATTTGATAGACAATAATAGATTTTTAATAACAAATAAATATCAAGCACAGTTCGGAACCCCGATAGCTACAACATCAAAACCCGACCCTAAAAAATTGATTACTCCTAAAAAAGTGCTCGAAGAATTACAAAAAAAGCCCTGTGGCGTATTTATTGGATTGGGGAGACACGGTTTACCTAAAGACGTAATGAAAATGGGTCATTATGACTTGGATATTACTGAAAAAGGTTTATCTCTTGAAACTTGCACGGCGATTGCTTCAATACCTGCAGTAATCAGTACAATGGCAAAATACGAATAAAATAATATACTACTGTAAAAATAAATAAAAAGAAATAAAAAGAAATAAAAATAACATAATATTAAAAGTGTAAAAACTTTAATTAATTAAGTAATTACTTATTAATTACTTATTAATTACTTATTTAATTAATTAACATTAATTGAAACGATTGGTTTTACACCTTTAACTTTTTTATCAGATATTTTTTTATCGATTAATGCCAAATCGTTTAATTTACCTTCAATTTCGACAGAAATTTCTTTTACAAGGTCTACAGGGTCAATTGACGAATATACGTATGGTTTTTTACCCAAACCTTCCCTATCCATTTTTTTCCTAAATACGTGGTCTTCATTAAACATTTCAAATATTGACTCCCGTACAGTTGACGGATATATGCCAGTCCCTTCTGCAATTTCATCTACAGTACTCTCTCCATACATCCTTAAATATACGTATATTTTAGCTTTGACCTCACTACCCATTAATTTAGATAGATTTGCTACTAATTCTTTATTAACAGAACTTAAATCTTTGGTCAAATTTTCCCCTCCACTTAACGAAATAATTTAGTTAATCGCCCCTATAATTACAAAATATTTTAATTACTTATTTAATCATTATATTTATATTACTTTATTAATTAGCTAAATTAAATAATTAAATTAAATTAAATTAACTAACCTAATGTATTAAATTTAAAACCATTTAGTCTTCTTAATCCATCTTCAAACGTAATAACCCCATTCACGTATCTTCTTTTATCCCACGATAAAAAGTTTATAGTTAATTGTTTATATAGTTATTCAATATTTCCATTATGCCACCTGTTATATGAATATATTAAATTTGTCCCATAAAAAATTAAAAATAAATATAATCCTTAATAACTTATTTTTAAGACTTATTCATAAAGAATTCTAATTAATTAGGGATTAATTTAAAGAATATCCCATTTCGAAAGCTTTTAAATTTACTTCCAAAAATCTTTCAGGTACTGTTTCCTTAATAGCTTTTAACCATTCATCTTTTTCAATAGGGCTATTTTTTGCAAGTAATCCGATTAAAACAGTGTTAACGGTTTTTATATTGCCTGCTTGTTTTGCTACGTCAAGTGCATCTACAAATTTTGCAGTGATATTGTCTTCTTTAATTTTTTGTTTGATATCTTTAGGATATTCAACAGCCCCGATGATTACAGGCATAGGACTTATCTTTTGAGTATTTGAAATTAATATGCCGTTTTCTTTTAAATAATCGGTATATCTTGCACCTTCCAATAGTTCAAAAGCCAATACAATATCTGCAGAACCTTTTTCAACTACTGGAGAGTATATTTTATCACCAAATTTAACGTGGGCTACTACACTACCGCCTCTCTGAGACATTCCGTGAACTTCGGACACCTTTACATCTTTTCCGATGTTTTGAGCTAACTTACCAAGTACTTTGGAAGCTAATACGGCACCCTGACCCCCGACTGCTGCAATTAATATATTCATAATTCCACCTAACTTATGATTCTTATGATTATTTCATTTTTATTATTAATTATTGTCAAAATTTTAATATTAATTTTAATTTTAATATTAATATTTGTATGGTATTTTACTATTTTACTATTTTATTTTTTTTAATTTTCTTTATCATTCTTTAATTCAATTGCAGAGCGTTTACAAATATCTACGCAAAGTCCACAGCCTACACAGAGCGATTTATCAATTTCCGCTTTCTTAGTTTCATTATTAAATGAAATTGCAGGGCATCCGATTCTTAAACATAATTTACAACCATTACATTTTTCAGAATTTACATATAAGTCTTTATATTCGAATTTAACGCCTTTTATTAATATACACGGTCTTTTTGTGATAATAAGCGATGGTTCTTCCGTATTTACTTCGGTTTTAATTACTTCCTCAAGCCTATTTAAATCATAAGCATCGACTTCTACAACTCTTTTAATACCTATAGCTTTACCAAGTGCCACGAAATCAATTTGTGGGGCTATATCGCCCTTAAGAGTTTTACCGGTTGAAGGATTTTCTTGATGTCCAGTCATAGCAGTGATAGAATTGTCTAATATAATAACGGTACTTGTTCCTTTGTTATATACTATGTCAATCAAACCAGTTATGCCAGAATGCCAGAAAGTGGAATCTCCAATAACTGCAACGGATTTTTTAGCAAATTCCTTGCCTTTTGCCATTTCAAAGCCGTGTGCCATTCCAATACTTGCACCCATACATATTGTTGTGTCCATAGCACTTAATGGTGGGACACTACCTAATGTATAACACCCAATATCGCCAGAAACGTTTAATTTAAGCTTTTTCAA
Coding sequences:
- a CDS encoding helix-turn-helix domain-containing protein: MTKDLSSVNKELVANLSKLMGSEVKAKIYVYLRMYGESTVDEIAEGTGIYPSTVRESIFEMFNEDHVFRKKMDREGLGKKPYVYSSIDPVDLVKEISVEIEGKLNDLALIDKKISDKKVKGVKPIVSINVN
- a CDS encoding 4Fe-4S binding protein, producing the protein MSVQIIVNKDKCNGCEKCYYACPKGPRIWKKDKDGKFYVYDVSDCHNCKICVGKCPVDAITINILKDE
- the cysS gene encoding cysteine--tRNA ligase, which translates into the protein MIHRDPQNSNNTDKDNENKRALSEKGYFIKVYNSLTNTMEKFRPLEQKAVKMYICGPTVYDSSHLGHGRTYVSFDVIKRYLEHKGYNVYLVINFTDIDDKIINKAKNLKVDCKNVSEENIASFLKDMLSLGVEPANVYPKVTQSISEIIDFIGVLVEKDYAYIAKDGVYFNVRKFRQYGRLSNINLDKLKPKSKEAQNNNENNNENNNENKDKNGKLNVEDFALWKFNEPVFDGDTCIEPAWNSPWGKGRPGWHIECSVMSAKYFGECFDIHGGGKDLAFPHHENEIAQSDSYFEAPCVKYWMHTGFVRVNGEKMSKSLGNFVTIEDMLKKYDKDTLRLFFIQRHYRSPLDYSDESLSHVKNTLNKFENAIKKLIYYSKNSEVKNKLTVNDVEFMNILYTCRNKYYDAMDDDFNTVEAVRVLNSLVGATNKYMAELDNLENSNANTAIIIQALEFYRDVGEVFGIFGDLKIDCYLNCLKRYGYQEEVKESAVCMDKILNTEIGFADGVKIDGLMNLILELREELRDNKNYEMADKIRDNLEKLDILLEDNPKGTRWIYK
- a CDS encoding acyl-CoA thioesterase, with protein sequence MYELTVEPRFGDIDGLRHINNTVLAVWFEQARNPVFKLFTPNFSTTHEDWKLIMAHTDFDFVGQMKLGQYINIKTYVSRVGNKSFTLYHEAWQDGKLCVKGSAVVVHFDFIEQKTVPIPDDIREKLMEHFIDLDENKN
- a CDS encoding indolepyruvate oxidoreductase subunit beta, whose translation is MNILIAAVGGQGAVLASKVLGKLAQNIGKDVKVSEVHGMSQRGGSVVAHVKFGDKIYSPVVEKGSADIVLAFELLEGARYTDYLKENGILISNTQKISPMPVIIGAVEYPKDIKQKIKEDNITAKFVDALDVAKQAGNIKTVNTVLIGLLAKNSPIEKDEWLKAIKETVPERFLEVNLKAFEMGYSLN
- a CDS encoding helix-turn-helix domain-containing protein — its product is MSEKNNQVGIKIKKVRELNNMSIEELAKVSGNDVELLKKIENGDLIPSLKPLIAIARALGVRLGTFLDDLPELGPVVSRFGASENVVRFSGKKTYSNDEESKLNFYSLAAGKIDRHMEPFIIDVYPQANEEIELSSHEGEEFIYVMSGEIEINYGQEVYTLAKGDSIYYDSIVPHNLHAKDQNSKILAVVYTPL
- a CDS encoding AMP-binding protein encodes the protein MKTPVDYGNLFTEETMGEFFEKIVAKDPDREFIVYPDRDLRFTYGEFNKRVDMMAKGLLEIGIKNGDNVGLWARNVPDWLTFVFATAKIGAVAVTVNTSYKSHELDYVLKQSDMKALAIVDQFRDVNYIETVYELIPELKTQRRGELNSETYPYLKNVMYIGPEKHRGMYNTHEIMLLGKHIADEKLEEAKKEVKNTDVVNIQYTSGTTGFPKGVMLTHRNILNNGYYIGESMHYSEKDRVCLPVPLFHCFGIVLGVMATLTHGGTLVMIELFDPVLTLAAVQKERCTSLYGVPTMFIAEFSHPMFKMFDLSSLRTGIMAGSTCPTEAMKKVIDEMNMSEITIAYGLTEASPVFTQTKATDSIDKRVNTVGVALPHSEVKIVDPETGEIVGKNQVGEICCRGYNIMKGYYNMPEKTAETIDDDGWLHSGDLAEQDDDGYYKIVGRIKDMIIRGGENIYPREIEEFIHTMDGVKDVQVAGIPDKKYGEIVGAFVILEEGADLTEEDIRDYAITKIARYKVPKYVFMVEEYPLTASGKIQKYKLSELGKELVEKRLQENKL
- a CDS encoding ZIP family metal transporter, with the protein product MIDVSINEGMYVAIIAFFIMIFGGFLAYYTNFLKESENYELFAGGFLLGASIFIMIPEGYSKYSTLYVLLGIILVILFEKYFRKWGIHHQLHVINKLHSINTNNKGNNSKESYNKIDNGDVFNNKNKNVDTFGKFKNKVSNTLVEIIDYDINHSDVIREENNDNNNNNNNNKNNNKNNNNNKNKKKFENYTMDKINSNTCRNCDNLNLKTIEEDKVNTSPKLPEEIIQKNISSFEKIYENVDVRIKYIYPISFFIHAFIDGLVIALTFISSLGMSLYLAILLHKLPAGFALFSPLKKYYGPYTLLIGSIVSFSTVLGTIVGLWLLSELPVKPLISFSAGVFIATSMLLLINPKHANIKGFYYILLGIFAVGIVSLI
- a CDS encoding DUF531 domain-containing protein; the protein is MNESNYEYDYKKYDKKNSNKNKPKNYKRCTMILYNSYDKSKWHEAHKRAIARAAPICTAFDWNLAIYDFPVDKIENLDGLDTANNEKDVIKLIETTIGGSGSYLRNLIDNNRFLITNKYQAQFGTPIATTSKPDPKKLITPKKVLEELQKKPCGVFIGLGRHGLPKDVMKMGHYDLDITEKGLSLETCTAIASIPAVISTMAKYE